TGCCAGGCATTCTGGTTACTGCTCCAGTTGCCCAGCAGGATGTTGCGATTCGCGATGCTGTCCAGACGAACCTGTGCAGCAATCGTGAAATCAGTAGCATGCAGGTCCAGCTTTGGTGTGGCCAGGTAGGCACCGCGCGGCAATGCCAAGGTTGCAATGTGCAGCACAAGGGTGTCATTGAGAGATTTCGACATTGATCCACTCCTTTTTGCCATATAGTACGCCATTAGCACTAAAGTGGCACATTTAATCTAACACCCATGTATAATTATACATCGATTCAAATATATTTCAAGATCCATTTTCATTATGACATCAATAAATTACACCGCTTAAAATATTTTATTTTGCATCATAAACATTACTACACACATCATGTTTTTACACAATATTATATTCACTAGAAAATATATTATCATGCTGATAAATGAACAAAAACTGTTTAATATATCTATCCCGTCTAAACCTCAGGCTTACCCTCAACACCTCGTGCGCTTAGAGATGCGCAAGTGTATCTGCCTACCCTGAGCCTGCAATGCCTGCATGCGCGTCACCATCGTTGAACATTTCCCATAAAAAACAACTCCTATCAGAATAATAATATGGCCTATTTACTCAATAATACTTTCTAGCATACGACATGTCGTTTTTATCCTTATCCTCGTGACGTTCTCGTGACGTTTCTTGACTACTATTGCAACATACATAAAATAGAGCATATTTAGTAAACAGATACGCTATATCACCCTATTTAATACTATTCATTCGATACGATCACTAAACTCACCCCTACATCTCACCACTCTGCAGAAGACGTATCAGCGCACCCTGAGCTATCAGCAACAGGAAAAAGAGAGGACAACGCCATGTTCATCACAGCACCATGGGCGGCGCGCCTAGCCACGCTGGCAGCGCTGGCGGCATGCCTAGGGCTAACGCCAGCGCAGGCCCAGGGCCGCGCCGCACCCAGCGCCGCCACCACGCTCACCGTAGCCGCCGACGGCAGCGCCACCTACCGCACCGTGCAGGCCGCCATCAACGCGGTGCCCGCCAACAACAGCTCGGCGGTGGTCATCACGATCAAGGCCGGAACCTACCGCGAGATCGTCACCATCCCCGCCAACAAGCCCTACATCACCCTGAGGGGCCTGGGCAGCTCGGCCAGCCAGACCGTGATCGTCAACAACCACAGCGCGGTCGACTACGGCACCTTCAACAGCGCCACCCTTTTCAGCTACGCGCCCAACACCACCGTCACCAACCTGACGATCTCCAACGACTATGGCGTGGGCAGTCAGGCCGTGGCCGCCCACCTCAAGGCCGATCGCCAGATCTTCAATAACGTGCGCTTCCTGGGCAACCAGGACACCCTGCTGGTGAACGCGGGCACCCGCGCCTATGTGGTGAACTCCTACATCGAGGGCACGGTCGACTTCATCTTCGGCGATGGCACGGCGGTGTTCAGCGGTTGCCAGATCTACCAGAAGCGCAGCACCGGCGGCCCGATCACCGCCGCCAGGACGCCGTCTGGCCAGGCCTACGGCTTCCTGATCTACAAGTCGACCATCACCGGCGCGACCAACAACACCACCCAGCTTGGCCGCCCGTGGGGCCCAACCGCCCAGGTGCTCTTCCGCGAGTCCTCGCTCTCGGCCACCATCGCCACCGCCCAGCCCTGGATCGACATGTCGGGCAACTCGTGGAAGAACGCCCGCTTCTTCGAGTACAAGAACACCGGCGCGGGCGCGACCAAAAATAGCAACCGCCCGCAGATGAGCGACGCGCAGGCCGCCAACTACACCCCGCAGAAGTACCTCTCCGGCTCGGATGGCTGGAACCCGTTCTAGGAGCACAGCGCTATCGGATTGGTGCACGCACGCAGCCGGATGTAGAAAAGCCAAAACGGCCCCGCAGGAGAACACCTGCGGGGCTATTTAGCATCAGCGATACACGATCATCAAATTGTGTTGAAGCATTTGTTTCTAGGATCATACTTTAGTACGTTTTTTGCAGAAAAGAGATCATGATATAACCTCACAGGCGCATGCAAGGCCAAACAACCGACACCATCAAACCCAACTAGTGGCCTTCCCCTATACCGCTCTTAAGCGCATAAGAAAGGAACAGCTGATGCAATTCCGGCTCTGGCTGACATCCCTCATCCTGATCTCGCTTCTGCTGCCCGCCCTGGCGCTGCGCACAGCGCAGGGCCAGGCCAGCGGCCTAGGCGGCTTCCCGAGGGTCGAGGCAACGCCTACGCCATGCGTGGTCACGGTCACACCCACGCTCACCGCCATCCCCACCACCGTACCCACCTTCACCCCGACACTCTCGCCCACACCCGGTACGCCCACGCTCACCAAAACCCCAACCATGACACGGACGCCCACGGCCACGGTCATCCCAACGACGCCGATCTCCATCCCGTGCCCGACACCACCCACGCCCACGGCCACGCCGTGCTGGCCAACAACCACGCCGACAACCACGCCCACGCTCACGGCCACCGCGCCGCCGATCACAAACACGCCCACGTTCACCGCGATGCCGAATACTCCCACGCCCACGTTCACACCCACGCAGATTGTCCGCGCCGCAAACACCCGCGCCGAGCCGTGCCCCTCGCCCACGCCGCAGCTGCCCACGGCCACGCCGTGCTGGCCCACTAGCACGCCGACATCCACGCCCACCAACACCGCCACGAGCATGCCCACCAGCACGCCGACATCCACGCCCACCAACACCGCCACCAGCGCGCCAACATCTACGCCCATGCAGATAGCCGCCCGCGCGGCACATACGAGCGCCGCGCCATGCGCCTCGCCCACGCCGGAGCCGCCCACGGCCACGCCGTGCTGGCCTAGCGCCACGCCGACATCCACGCCCACCAACACCGCCACCAGCACGCCGACATCCACGCCCACAAGCACCACCACCAGCTCGCCTACACCACTCGTCGCCCGCGCTGGGGTGCAGCGCACCGACCCATGCAGCTGGCCCACGCCAGCGCCCACCTCGACGCCCAACCCCAGCGCATCGGGCGTCGAGGCAAACTACAGCACCGGAGCGCCGGGCAGCTACTTCGTGTTCTACCTCACCAGCTTCCCGCCCAACACCAGCGTCCGCATCACGCTGAACGGCGTGCTGCTCGCCACCATTGTCACCAACGCCGAGGGCTACGCCATCGTCGTGCTGGCCACAGACAGCGCCGAGGCCGGCAGCTACACCCTGGTGGCCAGCGTGGCCAGCAGCGGCGCGCAGGCCCGAACCATCACCACGGCCAGCGCGCGCTTCACCATCGCGGCCAGCGCCCCCGTGCGCCCGCTCACCGAGACTGGCATCACGCCGCTTGACGTGCCCGCCGACATCGCGCAGAGCATCGTGCTGCTGCCGCTCATCCAGAACTAGCGCGGCGGC
The sequence above is a segment of the Chloroflexia bacterium SDU3-3 genome. Coding sequences within it:
- a CDS encoding pectin esterase, which codes for MFITAPWAARLATLAALAACLGLTPAQAQGRAAPSAATTLTVAADGSATYRTVQAAINAVPANNSSAVVITIKAGTYREIVTIPANKPYITLRGLGSSASQTVIVNNHSAVDYGTFNSATLFSYAPNTTVTNLTISNDYGVGSQAVAAHLKADRQIFNNVRFLGNQDTLLVNAGTRAYVVNSYIEGTVDFIFGDGTAVFSGCQIYQKRSTGGPITAARTPSGQAYGFLIYKSTITGATNNTTQLGRPWGPTAQVLFRESSLSATIATAQPWIDMSGNSWKNARFFEYKNTGAGATKNSNRPQMSDAQAANYTPQKYLSGSDGWNPF